The Brenneria rubrifaciens genome has a window encoding:
- the thrC gene encoding threonine synthase: protein MKLYNLKDHNEQVSFAQAIKQGLGSQQGLFFPLELPEFERTEIDELLKLDFIARSSRILSAYIGDEIPAETVFQRVKAAFAFPAPVAPVTEAIAALELFHGPTLAFKDFGGRFMAQMLTEVSGGDKITILTATSGDTGAAVAHAFYGLENVRVVILYPRGKISPLQEKLFCTLGGNIHTIAIDSDFDACQSLVKQAFDDEDLKKAIGLNSANSINISRLLAQICYYFEAVAQLPQEARNQLVVSVPSGNFGDLTAGLLAKSLGLPIKRFIAATNANDTVPRFLSSGAWEPNKTVATLSNAMDVSQPNNWPRVEELFRRKNWQLKTLGFGAVSDETTKQTLHELDALGYTSEPHAAIAYRLLRDQLQPGEFGLFLGTAHPAKFKESVEAILGKELALPEALAKRADLDLLSHSFPADFATLRQFLMSLPQ, encoded by the coding sequence ATGAAACTGTACAACCTTAAAGATCACAACGAGCAGGTCAGCTTTGCTCAGGCCATCAAACAGGGCCTGGGAAGCCAGCAAGGGCTATTCTTTCCGCTGGAATTGCCTGAGTTTGAGCGTACTGAAATTGATGAACTGCTGAAGCTGGATTTTATCGCCCGCAGCAGCCGTATTCTTTCCGCTTATATCGGTGATGAAATTCCGGCGGAAACGGTATTTCAGCGTGTGAAAGCGGCGTTTGCGTTCCCGGCCCCTGTCGCGCCTGTCACAGAAGCTATCGCCGCGCTGGAACTGTTCCACGGTCCGACGCTGGCATTTAAAGATTTTGGCGGCCGTTTTATGGCGCAGATGCTGACGGAAGTCTCCGGCGGCGACAAGATTACGATTCTGACGGCGACCTCCGGCGACACCGGCGCGGCAGTCGCACATGCGTTTTACGGTTTGGAAAATGTTCGTGTGGTGATCCTTTATCCGCGCGGCAAAATCAGCCCATTGCAGGAAAAACTGTTCTGTACGCTGGGTGGCAATATTCATACCATCGCGATCGACAGTGATTTCGACGCCTGTCAGTCGCTGGTTAAACAGGCTTTCGATGACGAAGATCTGAAAAAGGCTATCGGGCTGAACTCGGCCAACTCCATTAACATTAGCCGCCTGCTGGCGCAAATCTGCTACTACTTTGAAGCGGTCGCACAGTTGCCGCAGGAAGCGCGTAACCAATTGGTTGTGTCTGTACCGAGCGGTAATTTTGGCGATTTGACCGCGGGGCTGCTGGCCAAATCATTGGGGCTGCCGATTAAACGCTTTATCGCGGCGACCAATGCGAATGACACTGTACCGCGCTTCCTGAGCAGTGGCGCCTGGGAACCGAATAAAACGGTCGCTACGCTATCCAACGCGATGGATGTGAGTCAGCCGAATAACTGGCCACGCGTGGAAGAACTGTTCCGCCGTAAAAACTGGCAGTTGAAAACGCTGGGCTTTGGCGCGGTGAGTGATGAAACCACCAAACAAACGCTGCATGAACTTGACGCGCTGGGCTATACCTCGGAACCCCATGCGGCCATTGCTTATCGCCTGCTGCGCGATCAGCTCCAGCCCGGGGAATTCGGTTTGTTCCTGGGAACGGCGCATCCGGCGAAATTCAAAGAAAGTGTGGAAGCTATTCTGGGTAAAGAGTTGGCCCTGCCGGAAGCGTTGGCGAAACGTGCCGATCTGGATTTGTTGTCGCATAGCTTCCCGGCTGATTTTGCGACATTGCGTCAGTTCCTGATGTCGTTGCCGCAATAA
- the thrB gene encoding homoserine kinase: MVKVYAPASIGNVSVGFDVLGAAVSPVDGSLLGDCVTVAVADQFSLRSEGRFVSKLPDDPKQNIVYQCWERFCQEIGKTVPVAMTLEKNMPIGSGLGSSACSVVAGLLGMNEFCGRPLDDTRLLTLMGELEGRISGSVHYDNVAPCFLGGIQLMLEEGGIISQSVPAFDDWLWVMAYPGIKVSTAEARAILPAQYRRQDCVSHGRYLAGFVHACHTGQASLAAKLMKDVIAEPYRTKLLPGFAEARQAAEDIGALACGISGSGPTLFSVCSDMDSAQRLAHWLRDNYLQNDEGFVHICRLDTTGARQLG, translated from the coding sequence ATGGTTAAGGTTTATGCACCTGCATCGATTGGTAACGTCAGCGTCGGGTTTGATGTGCTGGGTGCGGCGGTCTCTCCGGTTGATGGTTCACTGCTGGGGGACTGTGTCACGGTTGCTGTCGCAGATCAATTCAGTCTGCGTAGCGAAGGCCGGTTCGTCAGCAAGCTGCCTGATGATCCAAAGCAAAACATTGTTTATCAATGCTGGGAACGTTTTTGTCAGGAGATCGGTAAAACCGTGCCGGTCGCCATGACGCTCGAAAAAAACATGCCGATAGGGTCGGGACTTGGCTCCAGCGCCTGCTCAGTGGTTGCTGGTCTGCTGGGGATGAACGAGTTTTGTGGCAGACCACTGGATGATACCCGGTTGTTGACCCTGATGGGCGAGTTGGAAGGCCGTATTTCCGGCAGCGTGCATTATGATAATGTGGCGCCCTGCTTTCTCGGCGGTATCCAACTGATGCTGGAAGAGGGCGGCATCATCAGCCAGTCCGTACCGGCTTTTGACGATTGGCTATGGGTGATGGCGTATCCGGGAATCAAAGTTTCAACGGCCGAGGCGCGGGCGATTTTGCCCGCGCAATATCGTCGTCAGGATTGCGTTAGCCACGGTCGTTATCTGGCTGGGTTTGTTCACGCCTGCCATACCGGACAAGCGTCGCTGGCGGCCAAACTGATGAAAGATGTTATCGCAGAACCTTATCGCACCAAACTGCTGCCCGGTTTTGCCGAAGCACGCCAGGCCGCGGAAGATATCGGGGCGCTGGCTTGCGGTATTTCTGGTTCCGGCCCGACATTATTTTCCGTATGCAGTGATATGGATAGCGCGCAGCGTCTGGCCCATTGGCTGCGGGACAACTATTTGCAGAACGACGAAGGTTTTGTTCATATTTGCCGTCTGGATACAACAGGCGCACGACAACTGGGATAA